The DNA segment CGCTGGCACGTGTCGCCGCCGCCGATCGGCAAGCGCGTCTTCTCATGGCCGATACCGTGCTCTCCGGTTCGTTGCCCGCCGATGCGATTGCGGAACATATTTTCGTTTGGGCCGCGCTTCAGGTGCATTTCTCCCGCCTCGCCTCGCTTCTCGACGCGAAGAAGCTTACGCCGGTCGCGGACGGTGTCTGCCCATCATGCGGCGGCAGGCCGGTATCGTCCATGGTCGTCGGCTGGCCGGGTTCGCACGGTGCGCGGTTCTGTTCCTGCTCGCTTTGCTGCACCTACTGGCACTATGTCCGGATCAAATGCGTGCTTTGCGGCTCCACCAAGGGGATCTCCTACCGGGAGATCGAGAATCACGGCGGCACGGTCAAGGCCGAAATCTGCGACGAATGCCATGGCTGGACGAAGATTTTCTACCAGAACAAGGAGCCGGCGGCAGAACCGGTTGCCGACGACGTTGCAAGCCTCGGCCTCGATCTCCTGATGCGCGAAGGCCCCTATCGCCGGGGCGGATTCGCGCCGCTTCTGGCCGGGTTCTGATGCACCGGGGAGGGACCGGAATGGATGCCAATGTCCGGCTGCGTGACATCCCGTCGGTCGACGAGCTTCTGAGATCGGCCACCGTCCTCGAAGCGGTCGAATGCTTCGGGCGGCCTGCCGTTACCGAAGTCTTGCGGCACGTGCTCGCCACGACCCGGGACGAGGTGCTGAAAGGTGCAGAGGTTCCCCCTCCGGGCGCCATTATCGCGACCGCTGTCGCGGCGCTCGAGGAGAATGATCGGTCGACGCTCCGCCCCCTGTTCAACCTGACGGGGACCGTGCTCCACACCAATCTCGGCCGCGCCTTGCTGGCGGAGGCGGCGATCGATGCCGCGACGGCGGCGATGCGCGAGGCGGTGGCGCTCGAATTCGACCTTGGGAGCGGTAAACGCGGCGAAAGAGACGATCACCTGCGCGCACTTATATGCGAGCTGACTGGTGCGGAGGACGCGACCGTCGTCAACAACAACGCGGCGGCTGTGCTTCTGGTGCTGAACAGTCTCGCGGCGGGCAGGGAGGCGATCGTCTCGCGCGGCGAACTGATCGAAATCGGCGGCGCGTTCCGCATGCCGGACATCATGCTGCGCTCCGGCGTCCGCCTCGTCGAAGTCGGCACCACGAACCGCACCCATGCGAGGGATTATCGCGACGCGATAGGACCCGAGACGGGCCTCATCATGAAGGTCCACACCTCCAACTATCGCATCGAAGGTTTTACCAAGGAGGTTGGGGCACGGGAACTTGCCGGCATCGCGCACGAGCGCGGATTGCCGCTCGTCAACGACCTCGGTTCGGGCACACTTGCCGATCTCGATCGCTTCGGGCTCGCGCATGAGCCGACCGTCGGAGAAGCGGTCGCCGACGGCGCCGACATCGTCACCTTTTCCGGCGACAAGCTGCTTGGCGGACCGCAGGCCGGCTTCATCGTCGGACGCAGCGCCTTCATCGAAAAGATCAACTGCAACCCGATGAAACGCGCGCTGCGGGTCGACAAGATCCGCCTTGCGGCGCTGGAAGCGACGCTCAGGCTCTATCGCGACCCGGATCGGCTCGGCGAGCGGCTTCCGACGATGCGGCTGCTTTCCCGTCCGAAGACGGACATCGGTGATCAGGCGGCGCGGCTGGCACCCTTGGTGGAGCGTGCGGTGAAGGGCGCATTTCGCATTTCGGTCGTGGATTGCGAAAGCCAGATCGGCTCCGGCGCCTTGCCGCTTTCCACGGTGCCAAGCGTTGGGCTCGCCTTGACGCCGCATTCGGGTGGCGGCCGCACGCTTGCCGAACTGGCCGCGGCCATGAGGCGTCTGCCGATGCCGGTCATCGGCCGCATCGAACGCGGGTCACTCATCCTCGATTTGCGCTGCCTTGAGGACGAGGAGGGTTTCCTCGCCAATCTGGCGCATCTCGATCCGCCGAGCGAAGGATCGTCGTCGTGAGTCTTTTCAGCCGCTTCCTGCGAAGATCGACCGAGAGCGATGCGTCCGTCGAGGCGCCGATGGAGAAAGCACTCGCCGCCGCCCGCAACGGCGACTACGAGACGGCACTTGCGACCTGGATGCCCTTGGCGCGGGCGGGAAATCCGCGGGCGCAGAACAATATCGGCGCATGTTTTGCCGGTGGACTGGGCGTCGCCTGCGATGCCGACCTTGCCTATCGCTGGCTCAGTCTCGCCGCCGAGGCCGGCGATCCGGTCGGCCAGCGCAACCTCGCCTCACTGCTCTTCAAGGGCGAGGGGATCACACCGGATTACCAAAGAGCGGCGGCGCTCTACCGCAAGGCTGCCGAACAGGATGACGTCGAGGCTCAGGACATGCTGAGCTGGATGCTTTTGGAGGGCGATCTCATCGAGCCCGACTTCGCGGAAGCGCACCGGTGGGCGCTGGCCGCCGCGAAGAACGGTTCCGCTGCGTCGATGACACGGCTCGGGATGCTCTATCACAATGCCATCGGCGTCGCGCGCGATCCGATCGAGGCGGTCTACTGGTGGGGACTTGGCGCGCGCGCCGGCGACGCAGACGGCCAGGCGATGCTTGGCGCAGCCTATCATCTCGGACGTGGCATCGCGCGAGATCCCATCGAAGCCTTCTCCTGGCTCTTGCGGGCGCGTGAAGGCGGCAGCGCGCTGGCGACGCCGTTCTTCGACGTCGTGCGTGACGCGCTCGATGCGGAGGAGTTGACGGAGGCCGAGCGCCGCGCTGCGCTGCCGCTGTCCGAAACAACGGATCCGTCCCAGCCGGCAAGCGGGAGGGAAGAAAAGTGATCGTCGGCACAGCCGGTCATATCGATCATGGCAAGACGTCGCTCATTGGCGCGCTGACCGGTGTCGACACCGACCGGCTGAAGGAGGAAAAGGATCGCGGCATTTCGATCGACCTCGGCTTTGCCTACATGCCCGTCGAGGGCGCGGAGACACTCGGCTTTGTCGACGTCCCGGGCCACGAGAAATTCATCCACACCATGCTGGCGGGCGCCGGTGGCATCGACTTCGTGCTCCTGGTGGTGGCGGCCGACGACGGCGTCATGCCGCAGACGCGCGAGCATCTGGCGATCGTCGATCTTCTCGGCATCGAACATGGCATCGTCGCCATCACCAAGGCTGATCTCGTGGCGGAAGAACGTCTTCAAGAAGTCGAGCGGCAGATGCGAGACGAGCTTGCCGGCACGGCGCTTGCCGGTATTTCGATGATCCCGGTTTCGACCGTGTCGGGCAGGGGGGTGGCGCCGCTTCGCGACGAAATCGTCGGTGCGGCACGCCGCTTCGCGCGACGGCAGGCGAGCGGGCGCTTTCGGCTGGCCGTCGATCGCTCCTTCACCATTCAAGGCGTCGGCACGGTGGTCACCGGAACCGTGCTTTCGGGCAAGGTTTCGGTGGAGGACCATGTCATCATCAGTCCTTCCGGCCTTAACGTCCGGATACGATCGATCCATGCGCAAAACAGACCGAGCGAAACCGGCCGCGCGGGTGACCGTTGCGCGCTCAACCTCGCCGGTCCCGGCATTACGAAAACGGCGGTCGGGCGCGGCGACATGGTCTGCGACTCAGGCCTGCATACGCCGACGAGCCGGATCGATGCGACATTGCGTGTGCTTGGCTCGGAACCCAAGCCGATCGGCCATTGGTTCCCCGTGCGCCTTCATCATGCCTCGGTGGAAGTCGGAGCCCGGATCGTCCTTTTGGCTGAAGAGCCGGTTGAGCCGGGAGCCCGCACGCTGGTCCAGCTCGTGCTGGAGCGGCCGATCGCGGCGGCGGCGGGAGACCGCTACGTCGTTCGCGACACCTCCGCGCGTCGCACGATCGGCGGCGGTCGGTTCCTGGACCTGCGCGCGCCGGCACGCAAGCGCCGCACCCCGGAGCGGATGGCGCAACTCGAAGCCCACGCGCTGACCGAGCCGAAGCAGGCGATCGAGGCGCTGCTTGCCGCGCCGCCGTTTTATCTCGAACTCGGTGCCTTCGCTCGCGATCGGGCGATCGCAACAACGGACGTGCCCGCGTTGGCGCAAGCGCTGGGCGTCGTGCAGCTGCCGTTGGAGGCGACGACGCTCGCCATGTCTCAGACGAGCTGGGAAAATTTCCGCAACGATATCCTTGCCCGGCTCAAGGCCTTCCATGCCGACAACCCGGACCTCTTGGGAATGGGCGTCGAGCGGCTGCGCACACAGGCGGAATTTCGCTTGCCGGTGCCGGCCTTTCGGGCGGCATTGCAGGCGCTCGCTCGACCGGGAGAGATCGCACTCGACGGAGCCTGGGTCCGGCTTGCCGACCATCGGGTGACGATGACCTTGGCCGACGAACGGCTCTGGCATGATATCGCGCCCCTGCTCGATGGAGCCGAGCGGTTCCGCCCGCCGCGCGTGCGCGACATTGCCGGGTTGCTGGCGGTGCCCGAGGCGCAGGTCCGCCGGCTCATGAAGCTCGGCAGCCGCATGGGCAAGGTGCATGAGGTGGCGCACGATCATTTCTTCCTGCGCGAGGTGGTGGCGGAGATGGTCGCGGTCATCGCCGAGATCAGCGCGGCCGCCGACAAGGGCTGGTTCACGGCGATGCAGTTCCGCGATCGTCTCGAAAACGGCCGCAAGGTTGCGATCCAGATCCTCGACTTCTTCGATCGTCACAGCGTGACGCTCAGGCGCGGCGACATGCGCCGCCTCAATCGCAACCGTCTGGACCTTTTCGGCAATTTGTCGAATGGTGCGAGTGACAGGGCGGGTGTTTCAGGAGGAGATTCGTCCCCGGTGGGGCGTCCGGACTTCAAATCCGGGAGGGGTCGAGAGACGGCCTTTGGTGGGTTCGACTCCCACTCTCTTCCGCCATCGCGCGAAATCCGGAAATAGTCGGTGATCAGACGTGCAAAGGACGCTGTGGCAGCAGCGCTTTCGCGCCGCGGACCGATCAGGTCGGCGGCGCGCCCAGCGCGTGCAGGATGCCGCGCAGTTCCGCGAGGCCGCGCAGGCGGCCGATCGCCGGATAGCCGGGCGTGACCGTCTTCTGCAAATCGTCGAGCATCCGGTGGCCATGGTCCGAGCGGAACACGATGGTGTCTTCAGCTCCCCGGCGCCGATCCTCGGCGACAAGCTCCTTCAGGACATCGACCATCGAGACGTCGCCCTCGAGATGCGCACTTTCATGGAAGCTCCGGCCGTCGCCTTCGCGGCTGGTGGCGCGAAGATGGGCGAAATGAATGCGCGACGCAAAGCGCTGGGCGATCTTCGGCAGGTCGTTGTCGGCCCTGACGCCGAGGCTTCCGGTGCAGTAGCACATGCCGTTCGCTTCTGAAGGTACGGCATCGAACAGCGCGGCGTAATCGGCCTCCGTCGAGGCGATGCGCGGCAGGCCGAAGAGGGGTCGCGGCGGATCATCCGGGTGGAGCGTCAGCTTGACGCCCCGTGCTTCCGCCGCCGGCGTTACAGCCTCGAGAAATTCGATCAGGTGCTGGCGCAGGCGTGCGGCGTCTATGCCCTGATAGGCCGCAAGCCGCTCGCGAAAGGCGGGGATCGTCAGCGGTTCGGTGGTGGAGCCGGGCAGGGCAGAGGTGATGATGCGGGTGATCTCGGCGATCTCCTCCTCTGACATCGAGCGGAAAACCGCCTCGGCCCGCTCGCGATCCTCCTGCGAGTATTCTTTTTCCGCGCCGGGCCGTTTCAGGACGAAAAGCTCGAAGGCCGCGAAACGCTCGTGGTCGAAGCGCATGGCGGTCGCGCCCGTCGGCGTGACGAAGTCGAGCTCGGTACGGGTCCAATCGACGACCGGCATGAAATTGTAGCAGATGATCTTGATGCCGCAGGCGGCGACAGCCTCGAGACTGGCAATCCAAGCTTCGATCTCGGCCTTCGCGTTTCCGCCCTTGCGCTTCACCAGATCGGGGATCGGTATGCTCTCGACTACCGACCATTTAAGCGGCGTGCGGCCGGCCGGCGTGGTCTCGATGAGCGACTGGCGCTCGCGCACGGCTTTTTCCGTCCAGGCCTCGCCGATCGGCACCTGATGCAGCGCTGAGACGACATTGGTCGCGCCCGCCTGACGCACATCGTCCAGCGTGACCGGCGCATCCGGTCCAAACCATCTCCAGCCTTGCCGCATATTGGTATTCCTCCTGTGAGTCCTGATTCTTTTCTTGAGATCGTCTCTTGAGATTGTCCAGGGGGCGCTCGCCGTTCAG comes from the Sinorhizobium garamanticum genome and includes:
- the fdhE gene encoding formate dehydrogenase accessory protein FdhE, giving the protein MTRKDAAAPDPTAIGDVSSPPFARLPDPASLFSARSLRLRQLAEASDLAPYLNFVAGLSAAQHDIQDGLQPAEGPDAAALTRAREFEMPPLHRHGMEDEAINTIFDRLFAAADAMEKPAPAAAALARVAAADRQARLLMADTVLSGSLPADAIAEHIFVWAALQVHFSRLASLLDAKKLTPVADGVCPSCGGRPVSSMVVGWPGSHGARFCSCSLCCTYWHYVRIKCVLCGSTKGISYREIENHGGTVKAEICDECHGWTKIFYQNKEPAAEPVADDVASLGLDLLMREGPYRRGGFAPLLAGF
- the selA gene encoding L-seryl-tRNA(Sec) selenium transferase produces the protein MDANVRLRDIPSVDELLRSATVLEAVECFGRPAVTEVLRHVLATTRDEVLKGAEVPPPGAIIATAVAALEENDRSTLRPLFNLTGTVLHTNLGRALLAEAAIDAATAAMREAVALEFDLGSGKRGERDDHLRALICELTGAEDATVVNNNAAAVLLVLNSLAAGREAIVSRGELIEIGGAFRMPDIMLRSGVRLVEVGTTNRTHARDYRDAIGPETGLIMKVHTSNYRIEGFTKEVGARELAGIAHERGLPLVNDLGSGTLADLDRFGLAHEPTVGEAVADGADIVTFSGDKLLGGPQAGFIVGRSAFIEKINCNPMKRALRVDKIRLAALEATLRLYRDPDRLGERLPTMRLLSRPKTDIGDQAARLAPLVERAVKGAFRISVVDCESQIGSGALPLSTVPSVGLALTPHSGGGRTLAELAAAMRRLPMPVIGRIERGSLILDLRCLEDEEGFLANLAHLDPPSEGSSS
- a CDS encoding tetratricopeptide repeat protein, with product MEKALAAARNGDYETALATWMPLARAGNPRAQNNIGACFAGGLGVACDADLAYRWLSLAAEAGDPVGQRNLASLLFKGEGITPDYQRAAALYRKAAEQDDVEAQDMLSWMLLEGDLIEPDFAEAHRWALAAAKNGSAASMTRLGMLYHNAIGVARDPIEAVYWWGLGARAGDADGQAMLGAAYHLGRGIARDPIEAFSWLLRAREGGSALATPFFDVVRDALDAEELTEAERRAALPLSETTDPSQPASGREEK
- the uxuA gene encoding mannonate dehydratase, which encodes MRQGWRWFGPDAPVTLDDVRQAGATNVVSALHQVPIGEAWTEKAVRERQSLIETTPAGRTPLKWSVVESIPIPDLVKRKGGNAKAEIEAWIASLEAVAACGIKIICYNFMPVVDWTRTELDFVTPTGATAMRFDHERFAAFELFVLKRPGAEKEYSQEDRERAEAVFRSMSEEEIAEITRIITSALPGSTTEPLTIPAFRERLAAYQGIDAARLRQHLIEFLEAVTPAAEARGVKLTLHPDDPPRPLFGLPRIASTEADYAALFDAVPSEANGMCYCTGSLGVRADNDLPKIAQRFASRIHFAHLRATSREGDGRSFHESAHLEGDVSMVDVLKELVAEDRRRGAEDTIVFRSDHGHRMLDDLQKTVTPGYPAIGRLRGLAELRGILHALGAPPT